One part of the Parabacteroides distasonis ATCC 8503 genome encodes these proteins:
- a CDS encoding tetratricopeptide repeat protein, with the protein MKKGFYYIVALLTVLLLWSCSTKKNTKASRFYHAFTTRYNIYFNGKQAFDEALKSQQDGYKENYSDRIYMYPISAQPKDKAEPGGPFDRTIEKSNKAIKLHSIKAKPAKKPGWRNNPKLRAIQEQEEYNPFLKNSWLIMGQAQFYNADFLQASATFSYIARHYAKDEEVVAEARLWQARCYSEMGWFYESEDILDKMNKNGIPASVLKQYAAVYADYLIKNGQFEDAIPYLKTAIKAEKNRKQRTRMKYLLGQIYADQELDGLAYKTFGEVARSNPPYELEFASRIRQTEVFSGTNYLKVVKMLEKMAKSQKNKDYLDQVYYALGNVYLSREDTVNAIKNYQLGIDKSTLNGMDKAICQIKLGDIYFTMRDYVKAQPCFSGALAGIQKEYRDYERVSKLSAILDELVVHVEAVHLQDSLQALAKLPEAERLAIIDKKIEEVKKEEEEAKALAEKEAYLAEQEAKGTGIDRPGTETNAVVLPNASGGASFYFYNPQTVAQGKTQFQRKWGRRPLEDHWRRRKKELSTFNENLDEEMLAEGDSTQMVGPDGEPLPTDSIGGDLSAVAADDPHTREYYLQQLPFTQEDIDASNIIIIDGLYNMAMIYKDKLEDIPLSVEAFENLERRFPDNEHRLESYYQVYLMALKTGNTVLATEYKNKLMNAFPESDYAVAVADPNYEYNIRMMDVVQDSIYQATYDRYLESDTAYVRKSFRYVSEKYPLATLMPKFMFLDALSYVQAGDAEGFKNALKALVEKYPNADVTELAGEMLKGVLRGRALVQGGVKGMSWNLRFGLGEDGMLSAEDSARVFNPERNTPYQMLLVYPTGSVDQNQLLFAVAAYNFANFMVKEFDLALEQAGPISMLAIKGFISFDEIIQYYKMIYGKDGYATALNKAVAVLPISDDNYETLMRGKTLDEYITFFDESFGEELPDLAGRWKARMEAAKEEEATEDEMITEEEAEVPEKADELKPEVEPEKQPVTEPEEEQRSVQEPVRQLAMPVVPDTIEVPAFDKPEIQPVDTLRKDTVPVVQPAVEDQGMTLKEIQEIRKREAAEEEARKEEARKAFEAQQKADKELREQKAKEQEELLKKQAEEERALLKAKADREKQLEADRKAKLKQAEADRKAKLKAREDLRKEKERAYKQRLKQKEKERKEKERLYKQKLKEKEKARKEALREKEKVAREKARKR; encoded by the coding sequence ATGAAAAAAGGGTTTTACTACATAGTGGCGTTATTAACGGTACTCTTGCTTTGGTCGTGCAGCACGAAGAAGAACACGAAAGCGAGCCGTTTTTATCATGCCTTTACGACCCGTTATAATATTTATTTCAATGGAAAACAAGCGTTTGACGAGGCACTGAAAAGCCAACAGGACGGATATAAAGAGAACTATTCCGACAGGATCTATATGTATCCGATTAGCGCCCAGCCTAAAGACAAAGCCGAGCCGGGCGGCCCTTTCGACCGGACGATCGAGAAAAGTAATAAAGCTATTAAGCTACACTCCATAAAAGCGAAACCGGCCAAGAAACCGGGCTGGCGGAATAATCCCAAACTACGTGCTATCCAAGAACAAGAGGAGTATAACCCTTTCTTAAAGAATAGTTGGCTGATCATGGGACAGGCGCAATTCTACAATGCCGATTTCCTGCAAGCCTCCGCTACCTTTTCCTATATAGCCCGTCATTACGCGAAGGACGAGGAGGTCGTGGCCGAGGCCCGTTTGTGGCAAGCCCGTTGTTATTCCGAGATGGGTTGGTTCTATGAATCCGAGGATATCTTGGATAAGATGAACAAGAACGGTATTCCTGCTTCCGTCTTGAAGCAATATGCGGCGGTGTATGCCGATTATTTGATCAAGAACGGGCAGTTCGAGGATGCCATCCCTTATCTGAAGACCGCTATCAAGGCGGAGAAAAACCGGAAGCAACGTACCCGGATGAAGTATCTTTTGGGACAAATCTATGCGGATCAAGAATTAGATGGCTTGGCTTATAAGACCTTTGGTGAGGTAGCCCGTTCGAATCCTCCGTATGAGTTGGAATTTGCCTCACGTATCCGTCAGACAGAAGTATTCTCGGGTACGAATTACTTGAAAGTGGTGAAGATGCTCGAGAAAATGGCGAAAAGCCAGAAGAATAAGGATTATCTGGATCAAGTATACTATGCTTTAGGAAATGTATACCTCAGCCGGGAAGATACGGTGAATGCCATAAAGAACTATCAACTCGGTATCGATAAGAGTACATTGAATGGAATGGATAAGGCGATCTGCCAGATAAAGCTGGGAGATATCTATTTTACGATGCGGGATTACGTGAAAGCGCAACCTTGCTTTAGCGGAGCCTTAGCCGGAATTCAAAAGGAATACAGGGATTATGAACGGGTTTCTAAATTGTCGGCGATTCTGGATGAATTGGTCGTGCATGTAGAAGCGGTCCATCTTCAAGACAGTTTGCAAGCCTTGGCTAAATTGCCGGAAGCGGAGCGGTTAGCGATTATCGATAAGAAGATTGAGGAGGTAAAGAAAGAGGAGGAAGAGGCGAAAGCCTTGGCTGAGAAGGAGGCTTATCTGGCCGAGCAGGAAGCGAAAGGCACCGGAATCGACCGTCCCGGTACGGAAACCAATGCTGTTGTCTTGCCGAATGCGTCCGGTGGAGCGTCTTTCTATTTCTATAATCCTCAGACCGTAGCGCAAGGAAAGACACAGTTCCAGCGTAAATGGGGACGTCGTCCGTTGGAAGATCACTGGCGCCGCCGTAAGAAGGAACTCTCTACCTTTAATGAGAATCTGGATGAGGAGATGCTGGCCGAGGGAGATTCCACCCAAATGGTAGGGCCGGACGGTGAGCCGTTGCCGACCGATTCGATAGGCGGTGACCTGTCGGCTGTTGCCGCCGATGATCCGCATACCCGTGAGTATTACCTACAGCAGCTACCTTTCACGCAAGAGGATATAGACGCTTCTAACATTATTATTATAGACGGTCTTTACAATATGGCGATGATCTATAAGGATAAGTTGGAGGATATCCCCTTATCTGTCGAGGCATTCGAGAATTTGGAACGCCGTTTCCCGGATAATGAGCACCGTTTGGAGAGCTATTATCAAGTATATTTGATGGCCCTGAAAACTGGAAATACAGTGTTGGCTACCGAGTATAAGAATAAACTAATGAACGCCTTCCCGGAAAGCGATTATGCGGTAGCTGTGGCTGATCCGAATTACGAGTATAATATCCGCATGATGGATGTGGTACAAGACTCGATCTATCAAGCTACTTACGACCGTTATCTGGAGAGCGATACAGCGTATGTACGTAAGAGTTTCCGGTACGTAAGCGAGAAATATCCATTGGCTACATTGATGCCTAAATTCATGTTCTTGGATGCGTTATCATATGTGCAGGCCGGGGATGCGGAAGGCTTTAAGAATGCCTTGAAAGCGCTGGTCGAGAAGTATCCGAACGCAGATGTCACGGAACTGGCCGGGGAGATGTTGAAAGGTGTTCTTCGGGGACGTGCCTTGGTGCAGGGCGGTGTGAAAGGTATGAGTTGGAACTTACGATTCGGTTTGGGCGAGGATGGTATGTTATCTGCCGAGGATTCGGCCCGTGTATTTAATCCGGAACGGAATACGCCTTATCAGATGCTTTTGGTATATCCTACGGGTAGCGTAGATCAGAATCAGTTGCTATTCGCTGTCGCCGCTTATAACTTTGCGAACTTCATGGTGAAAGAGTTTGATTTGGCTTTGGAGCAGGCCGGCCCGATCAGTATGCTGGCGATTAAAGGATTTATTAGTTTTGATGAGATTATCCAATATTATAAGATGATATACGGTAAGGATGGTTATGCTACGGCCTTGAATAAAGCGGTTGCCGTGTTACCGATCTCTGATGATAATTATGAGACCTTGATGCGTGGCAAGACCTTGGATGAATATATCACCTTCTTCGATGAGAGCTTCGGTGAGGAATTACCGGATCTGGCAGGTCGTTGGAAAGCCCGTATGGAAGCCGCTAAGGAGGAGGAGGCGACTGAAGATGAAATGATCACGGAGGAAGAAGCCGAAGTGCCGGAAAAGGCAGATGAATTGAAACCAGAAGTTGAACCAGAAAAACAACCTGTTACAGAGCCGGAGGAGGAACAACGGTCTGTTCAAGAACCTGTCCGACAGCTTGCTATGCCAGTCGTCCCGGATACGATTGAGGTCCCTGCGTTTGACAAACCGGAAATCCAGCCTGTCGATACCCTTCGTAAGGATACGGTTCCTGTTGTTCAGCCGGCGGTTGAGGATCAAGGCATGACCTTGAAAGAAATCCAAGAGATCCGTAAACGGGAAGCTGCCGAAGAAGAAGCCCGCAAGGAAGAGGCTCGTAAGGCTTTCGAGGCTCAGCAAAAGGCGGATAAGGAATTACGTGAGCAGAAAGCGAAAGAACAGGAAGAACTTCTCAAGAAGCAAGCGGAGGAAGAACGTGCCCTGTTGAAAGCGAAGGCTGATCGAGAGAAACAGTTGGAAGCTGATCGCAAGGCTAAGCTGAAACAAGCGGAAGCGGATCGTAAGGCGAAACTGAAAGCTCGTGAGGACCTTCGTAAGGAAAAAGAACGTGCTTATAAGCAACGCTTGAAACAGAAGGAAAAAGAGCGCAAGGAGAAGGAACGCTTATACAAGCAAAAATTGAAAGAGAAGGAAAAAGCCCGCAAGGAAGCCTTGCGGGAAAAGGAAAAGGTAGCCCGGGAAAAGGCCCGGAAGCGTTAA